A genomic stretch from Phycisphaerae bacterium includes:
- a CDS encoding tetratricopeptide repeat protein, with product MNFPFNSEPLTDGRRRGAPRQFALPARSSLVLLAALLGGCQIPSRMTFQNIFQSAEHHVQHGDQLLARGDLDGARKCFASAERCDPNNASALAGLGRVAEKQGQLEEAIAYHGAALKYAPENSTYALALADALRHLAATSLDRRKLLESAIRAYRHTLSLAPDNYVAALGLAQCYRQRGEFDRAVQTLRRAQKIDPSNPQAHTMLAAVYESSQHFDAAMEEYKLALKFDRDDPAVHNSLAALNLAMARSGRENAALARERAAAHCRRSLQLDPDQPSVRMVLAELQSTTEPLSAIDDATP from the coding sequence GTGAATTTTCCGTTCAACAGCGAACCGCTGACCGACGGCCGGCGCCGCGGTGCGCCGCGCCAATTCGCGCTGCCGGCTCGTTCGAGCCTCGTCCTGCTCGCGGCGCTGCTCGGCGGTTGTCAAATCCCCTCGCGCATGACGTTCCAAAACATCTTTCAATCTGCGGAGCATCACGTTCAGCACGGAGACCAGCTTCTCGCGCGGGGCGATCTGGACGGCGCCCGAAAATGCTTCGCATCCGCCGAGCGCTGCGATCCCAACAACGCATCGGCCCTCGCCGGTCTCGGCCGCGTCGCCGAGAAACAAGGACAACTCGAAGAGGCCATTGCGTATCATGGCGCCGCGCTGAAATACGCGCCGGAAAATAGCACCTACGCGCTCGCCCTCGCCGATGCGCTGCGCCACCTGGCCGCGACCTCGCTCGATCGGCGCAAGTTGCTGGAATCCGCCATCCGCGCCTATCGTCACACGCTGTCGCTGGCCCCGGATAATTACGTCGCCGCGCTGGGACTCGCGCAATGCTATCGGCAACGGGGTGAATTCGATCGCGCCGTCCAGACGCTTCGTCGCGCCCAGAAAATCGACCCCTCCAATCCGCAGGCGCACACGATGTTGGCCGCCGTCTACGAATCGTCCCAGCATTTCGACGCCGCCATGGAGGAATACAAACTCGCCCTGAAGTTCGACCGCGACGACCCTGCCGTGCACAACAGCCTCGCCGCCCTGAATCTGGCGATGGCCCGCAGCGGCCGCGAGAACGCCGCCCTCGCCCGTGAACGCGCCGCCGCCCACTGCCGCCGCTCGCTTCAACTCGACCCCGACCAGCCCAGCGTCCGCATGGTCCTGGCCGAATTGCAATCCACGACCGAACCGCTCTCCGCGAT
- a CDS encoding glycosyltransferase family 2 protein: protein MRVLVAVPVFNEARYVQGVLSELRQLGHDVLVVDDGSTDETPELLKKAPGIAVIRHPENRGYGQSLIDAFGYADRQGYDWIITIDCDDQHEPARIPLFVERAARDDVDIISGSRYLTALPGSTPAPEDRRRINEKITRMLNRVLGLSLTDGFCGFKAYRVSRIARLPLSIPGYAFPLQFWVQAVRYGLRICELPVPLIYNDPNRHFGGMLDDPTSRLEHYLEVFCAELGKERQEAQAGRPSVECLSGCE, encoded by the coding sequence ATGCGTGTCTTGGTCGCCGTCCCAGTGTTTAACGAGGCGCGTTATGTCCAGGGCGTGCTTTCCGAGCTTCGCCAATTGGGACATGACGTGCTCGTCGTGGACGACGGTTCGACGGATGAGACTCCTGAACTGTTGAAAAAGGCCCCCGGCATCGCCGTCATCCGCCATCCGGAAAATCGCGGCTACGGACAGAGCCTCATCGACGCATTTGGTTACGCTGACCGGCAGGGCTACGACTGGATCATCACCATTGACTGCGACGACCAGCACGAGCCGGCAAGAATTCCGCTTTTTGTCGAGCGCGCCGCGCGCGATGACGTGGACATCATCTCCGGTTCGCGATACCTGACCGCACTGCCGGGGAGCACCCCCGCGCCGGAGGATCGACGGCGGATCAACGAGAAGATCACGCGGATGCTCAATCGTGTGCTGGGGCTTTCGCTGACGGATGGGTTTTGCGGCTTCAAGGCGTATCGCGTTTCCAGGATCGCGCGGCTGCCCTTGTCCATACCGGGCTACGCGTTTCCGCTGCAGTTCTGGGTGCAGGCGGTCCGCTACGGTCTGCGGATTTGTGAACTGCCGGTGCCGCTGATCTACAACGATCCGAATCGCCACTTCGGCGGAATGCTGGACGACCCCACGTCCCGGCTGGAACACTACCTTGAGGTATTCTGTGCCGAACTGGGTAAGGAGCGGCAGGAGGCGCAGGCGGGACGGCCGTCCGTCGAGTGCCTTTCCGGCTGCGAGTAA